A section of the Vanessa tameamea isolate UH-Manoa-2023 chromosome 29, ilVanTame1 primary haplotype, whole genome shotgun sequence genome encodes:
- the LOC113398508 gene encoding histone H2A produces the protein MSGRGKGGKVKGKAKSRSNRAGLQFPVGRIHRLLRKGNYAERVGAGAPVYLAAVMEYLAAEVLELAGNAARDNKKTRIIPRHLQLAIRNDEELNKLLSGVTIAQGGVLPNIQAVLLPKKTEKKA, from the coding sequence ATGTCCGGTCGCGGTAAAGGAGGCAAAGTCAAGGGGAAGGCAAAGTCGCGTTCGAACCGTGCCGGTCTACAGTTTCCGGTCGGACGTATACACAGACTCCTCAGGAAGGGTAACTACGCAGAGCGCGTCGGTGCCGGTGCACCCGTGTATCTCGCGGCCGTCATGGAATACCTAGCCGCTGAAGTACTCGAGTTGGCCGGCAACGCCGCCCGCGACAACAAGAAGACCAGGATCATACCGAGACATCTACAGTTGGCGATCCGTAACGACGAGGAGCTGAACAAGTTGCTCTCGGGCGTGACTATCGCACAAGGTGGCGTCCTACCTAACATCCAAGCCGTACTTCTGCCCAAGAAGACCGAGAAGAAGGCTTAA
- the LOC135194422 gene encoding histone H1B-like: MADTAIATEAPAPATPAKKPKASAAAAGGAAAKKPKAKPTHPKTSEMVNSAIKELKERSGSSLQAIKKYIAAQYKVDSEKLAPFIRKYLKSAVESGALIQTKGKGASGSFKLESKSSASKKPAGAGIGGASGGKAASSAASGKSKKATSSAPVAGKGAAAGKKAAAGGASSGAAAAASSPSKSKAKATIKDKKAAAAKKKPAAAKKAVAAAAPSKAKGAASKAKKTAKPPTKKPKAPKPKKAAAATPKSKPTAKKASAAAAKK, from the coding sequence atggccgaCACAGCTATAGCAACCGAAGCGCCGGCACCGGCGACCCCTGCGAAGAAACCGAAGGCGTCCGCGGCCGCCGCCGGTGGCGCCGCCGCCAAGAAACCGAAGGCGAAACCTACTCATCCTAAAACATCCGAAATGGTGAACAGCGCCATCAAAGAGTTGAAGGAACGTAGCGGTTCGTCGCTTCAGGCGATCAAGAAATACATCGCGGCTCAATACAAAGTCGATTCTGAGAAATTGGCTCCGTTCATCAGAAAGTATCTCAAGAGCGCCGTCGAATCGGGTGCACTGATACAGACGAAGGGCAAGGGCGCATCGGGTTCGTTCAAACTAGAGTCGAAATCGTCCGCTTCGAAGAAACCGGCGGGTGCCGGAATCGGAGGCGCGTCCGGCGGCAAGGCCGCATCCTCGGCCGCTTCGGGTAAGTCGAAGAAGGCGACGTCCTCCGCTCCCGTCGCCGGCAAGGGCGCCGCCGCGGGCAAGAAAGCGGCCGCCGGCGGTGCGTCGTCcggtgcggcggcggcggcgtcaTCGCCGTCCAAATCGAAGGCGAAGGCGACGATAAAGGATAAGAAAGCTGCAGCCGCTAAAAAGAAACCGGCAGCCGCTAAGAAGGCCGTCGCGGCGGCCGCTCCTTCGAAGGCGAAGGGCGCCGCATCGAAGGCGAAGAAGACTGCGAAACCGCCGACTAAGAAACCTAAAGCCCCGAAACCGAAGAAGGCCGCCGCCGCTACGCCGAAGTCGAAACCGACAGCTAAGAAAGCATCCGCCGCCGCCGCTAAAAAGTAA